In the genome of Altererythrobacter sp. TH136, one region contains:
- a CDS encoding DUF262 domain-containing protein: MKPYTRSIIELFDGKKRYLIPLYQRQYAWKIAPQLDLLWEDIERAVRYLNTDRAALTPHFMGAMVISQVKTYGKQVQAFEIIDGQQRLTTFQLLLSALRDVAIANGSKYGAELGKYLLNDGVMEEPHVERYKLWPSLIDRRAFVGLIDPDVELDTIAEKPLDEDGVVRRAAGAQAYFKGKIEAHVKVAGVFDEDRLETLFEALKEGLAAVSIELESGDDAQTIFETLNSRGVDLTAGDLMRNFIFQRAKGLGLADGSLIVDKLYMKHWLPLDRAFWNEPASRGRQVRTRLDWMLTDHLSTQVGDLVSVDNLFETYRRWILDKRPFDNVMEELESISATAAVEKRLFEQDKQDALGRFGRFAEAFDVSTTMPLVVYLATDPDVADRLEDALQALESYILRRDICGLTTKNYNKLFVGLIGRLRAAEGDKVAALITFLSSRKSEIDVWPDDTAWMQGWLGRDQYKGARQARLRFLFEAIEQKKRSTLNEEIDIKSALTIEHIMPQSWQASWPVPGFDHLETDELDPDLLLRQAERTGAVNKLGNLTLLTGALNTTVSNGPYSVKMPALRAHSSLALNRELNAFDVWNEDTIAKRGAALFKVAQQLWMAPEPQDNALNWETLIQQQKAGLPANGTACRFRFGGQEYRATVFDGAMQVEGLEGSFGSFSAASKAVTQTSRNGWFDWHLLDEHGDWTLADDWRKIATS, encoded by the coding sequence TTGAAACCATATACGCGATCGATCATCGAACTGTTTGACGGCAAAAAGCGCTACTTAATCCCGCTGTACCAGCGACAATATGCGTGGAAGATCGCGCCACAGCTCGACCTACTTTGGGAAGATATTGAGCGCGCGGTTCGCTACTTGAATACTGACAGGGCCGCATTGACCCCTCATTTTATGGGCGCGATGGTAATTAGCCAGGTCAAAACCTACGGAAAACAGGTCCAAGCATTTGAGATCATCGATGGCCAACAGCGCCTCACGACGTTTCAGCTCTTGCTTTCGGCTCTGCGAGATGTCGCAATCGCCAATGGTTCAAAATATGGCGCAGAGCTCGGCAAATACCTGCTCAACGACGGAGTAATGGAAGAACCGCACGTGGAGCGGTACAAGCTCTGGCCTTCCTTGATCGACCGACGGGCTTTCGTGGGGCTGATCGATCCAGATGTTGAACTGGACACGATCGCGGAAAAGCCGCTGGACGAGGACGGAGTGGTCCGTCGGGCCGCTGGTGCCCAAGCCTATTTCAAGGGAAAGATCGAGGCTCACGTTAAGGTAGCCGGCGTATTCGATGAGGACCGCCTGGAGACGTTGTTTGAGGCCTTGAAGGAAGGCCTTGCGGCGGTCTCGATCGAGCTTGAAAGTGGGGATGACGCTCAAACCATTTTTGAAACCCTCAATAGCCGCGGGGTTGATCTAACCGCAGGCGATTTGATGCGGAACTTCATATTTCAGCGCGCGAAGGGGCTCGGCCTCGCTGATGGGTCGCTAATCGTTGACAAGCTTTATATGAAGCACTGGTTGCCGCTCGATCGTGCCTTTTGGAACGAGCCGGCTTCTAGGGGGCGGCAGGTGCGCACTCGCCTGGATTGGATGTTGACTGATCACCTCTCGACACAGGTTGGCGACCTAGTGTCGGTCGACAATCTGTTCGAAACCTACAGGCGCTGGATTTTGGATAAGCGTCCCTTCGACAACGTCATGGAGGAATTAGAGTCCATTTCTGCCACCGCGGCCGTTGAGAAGCGGCTCTTTGAGCAGGATAAGCAGGATGCCCTTGGTCGCTTCGGCCGCTTTGCGGAGGCATTCGATGTGTCAACCACAATGCCTCTCGTCGTCTACCTTGCGACCGATCCCGACGTTGCTGACCGGCTGGAGGACGCGCTTCAGGCGCTCGAAAGTTACATCTTGCGCCGCGACATCTGCGGGCTGACTACCAAGAACTACAACAAGTTGTTTGTCGGCCTGATTGGGCGCCTCCGCGCCGCAGAAGGGGACAAGGTCGCCGCCCTGATCACCTTTCTTTCCTCGAGGAAATCCGAAATCGACGTTTGGCCGGACGACACCGCGTGGATGCAAGGCTGGCTCGGCCGTGATCAATACAAGGGTGCCCGACAGGCACGACTACGATTTTTGTTCGAAGCCATCGAGCAAAAGAAGCGGTCAACCCTCAACGAAGAAATAGATATCAAATCCGCCCTTACCATTGAGCACATCATGCCTCAATCGTGGCAGGCCTCCTGGCCTGTGCCTGGTTTCGACCACCTCGAGACCGACGAACTTGATCCAGATCTCTTGCTCCGGCAGGCCGAGCGAACCGGCGCGGTCAACAAGCTGGGAAATCTCACCCTCCTAACCGGTGCCTTAAATACGACGGTCTCAAACGGGCCCTACTCGGTCAAAATGCCGGCGCTCCGGGCGCATTCAAGCCTGGCGCTAAACCGGGAGCTCAATGCCTTCGATGTATGGAATGAGGATACGATCGCGAAACGCGGTGCGGCGCTTTTCAAGGTCGCACAGCAGCTGTGGATGGCGCCTGAGCCCCAAGACAATGCGCTCAATTGGGAGACCTTGATCCAACAGCAGAAAGCTGGGCTGCCTGCGAATGGGACGGCCTGCCGCTTTCGGTTTGGAGGTCAGGAATACAGGGCGACGGTATTCGACGGCGCAATGCAGGTTGAAGGTCTGGAAGGATCATTTGGGAGCTTCTCAGCCGCGTCGAAGGCCGTCACTCAGACAAGCCGCAATGGTTGGTTCGACTGGCACTTGCTCGATGAGCATGGTGATTGGACGCTAGCCGACGACTGGCGGAAGATCGCCACTTCTTAA
- a CDS encoding helix-turn-helix transcriptional regulator produces the protein MNDLTSTNATFQQRLRAFRKEHGLSLDRLADRIGTKAYTVRRWEIGTSRPDREAANALAAIGFGPISDEETNLSSRSRGSAALRSEGGGGPQATSAIAPALYGATYPAWVANGPQDQEAFYGKLVELQLSGIADGARLSLIDEFEQGKQTAQALLESPKPTAASWNSNYGSHGWHRYVGRFPPHVVRALLNHFGVGPQSLVCDPFSGSGTTAVECRLLGIPFVGVEIGALSHLMGEVKAKFPKDSKIISLLADSFEASFRAAEKIFLEKKGRSFNVADVLARKGNTVPSFANIEKWFTPEAFLGVSLTVEIAQSLNATERDLTLVALSAKMRSIGNVDVDVVRAEYSKVPREGVDVCKLVSRHLRKMASDVQKMAITHASTIGDAASIRLIEGSALSVDLPIASIDAVVTSPPYGVEALSYLRTHLLSYRSLASILRHDPYDVREQTVGSEYLEESVVPELLEVAGTSPTFREFFARPTETEDKKSRQRRAGMIKFFEDMHLMGIRLATWLKDDGRVAWVIGNKRLGDRVIPTDKIIEESFRANGLELYDVVRHKLKTNNSNSQVPWQERIIQEEAIMLFKRVPRR, from the coding sequence TTGAACGATTTGACGTCCACCAATGCCACTTTTCAGCAGCGTCTTCGGGCCTTCCGGAAGGAACATGGCCTCAGTTTAGATCGCTTGGCAGACCGCATCGGGACAAAAGCCTATACAGTCCGGCGTTGGGAAATCGGTACTTCGCGCCCCGATCGCGAAGCGGCGAACGCACTCGCTGCCATAGGTTTTGGTCCCATCTCCGATGAGGAAACAAACCTGTCCTCTCGGTCACGAGGCTCGGCTGCTTTGCGTTCAGAAGGTGGCGGGGGTCCTCAGGCTACATCGGCGATCGCCCCGGCACTTTATGGAGCGACATATCCCGCGTGGGTCGCAAACGGACCACAAGATCAAGAAGCGTTCTATGGGAAGCTCGTTGAACTGCAACTCTCCGGGATCGCTGACGGCGCGCGCCTGTCCCTAATCGACGAGTTTGAGCAAGGCAAACAGACAGCGCAGGCCCTCCTTGAGTCTCCAAAGCCCACGGCAGCAAGTTGGAATTCAAACTACGGGTCTCACGGCTGGCATAGATATGTCGGGCGCTTCCCTCCACATGTTGTGAGGGCGCTGCTGAATCACTTTGGGGTTGGTCCGCAATCTCTGGTCTGCGACCCTTTCTCCGGAAGCGGGACAACTGCTGTCGAGTGTCGCTTGCTGGGCATCCCTTTTGTCGGCGTTGAGATTGGAGCCCTTTCTCACCTTATGGGAGAAGTTAAGGCCAAGTTTCCAAAGGATTCAAAGATAATATCCCTCCTTGCCGATAGCTTCGAGGCGTCATTTCGGGCGGCCGAGAAGATATTCCTTGAGAAAAAAGGTCGCTCGTTCAATGTAGCGGATGTGCTGGCTCGTAAAGGAAATACCGTCCCGAGCTTTGCAAACATTGAAAAGTGGTTCACGCCAGAAGCATTTCTCGGAGTATCTCTTACTGTTGAAATTGCACAGTCTCTGAATGCGACGGAACGAGACCTTACCTTGGTTGCCTTATCGGCTAAGATGCGCAGTATCGGCAACGTGGACGTTGATGTGGTGCGTGCAGAGTACAGCAAGGTACCTCGAGAGGGTGTCGACGTTTGCAAGTTGGTGAGTCGGCATTTGCGGAAGATGGCTTCAGACGTGCAGAAAATGGCCATTACGCACGCATCGACCATAGGTGATGCAGCTAGTATCCGGCTCATTGAAGGTTCGGCGTTATCAGTCGACCTGCCGATTGCCTCAATTGATGCAGTAGTCACATCTCCGCCCTACGGCGTGGAAGCCTTGAGTTACCTCAGAACGCACCTGCTTTCATATCGCTCATTAGCAAGCATCCTTCGTCATGACCCCTACGATGTACGAGAGCAGACGGTGGGGTCGGAGTATCTTGAGGAGTCAGTGGTTCCCGAACTTCTGGAAGTTGCGGGTACATCTCCGACATTCCGTGAATTCTTTGCACGTCCTACTGAAACCGAGGACAAAAAGTCCCGTCAGCGACGCGCCGGCATGATCAAGTTTTTCGAGGACATGCATCTGATGGGCATTCGGTTGGCAACCTGGCTTAAGGACGACGGAAGAGTCGCGTGGGTAATAGGAAATAAGCGCCTCGGCGATCGCGTAATACCTACTGACAAAATAATAGAAGAGTCGTTTCGAGCAAATGGTCTCGAATTGTACGACGTGGTACGCCATAAGTTGAAGACGAATAATAGCAATTCTCAGGTCCCTTGGCAGGAAAGAATTATCCAAGAAGAAGCGATTATGCTCTTTAAAAGAGTTCCCCGCCGGTGA
- a CDS encoding DNA methyltransferase yields the protein MSAPGAESVRSKVLNADWNFWNTDTGYLTHSAHRYSGKFIPQIARQAIEFLSSPGDLIVDPYCGSGTTLVEAGLAGRRAIGIDMNPLAVLIASVKITPVELASLKEFGRRMRATIAQLPGEGLFAAPTLMRDEGDARLDDPWFRKWFQPQVLRDLIAIHNSIMEETDARLQNIGLTAFSDILRRASNAHQGYPNVMFDKRGGERPRPGRYFLKAIELLIERVGGLSQEGNWGDIHATKGDARNLSLSDKVAQAVVTHPPYVGSIPYAEYGTLSLTWLGYDHKALDRELTGGQRQSRTVLDRFTNDYARMIAESYRITLDGGFLFVLVGNPTIKGQLIDLTEMTRKHAEAAGYAEVAIAVRSAENRRANKMGDETLLTFRRA from the coding sequence ATGAGCGCGCCGGGTGCGGAGTCAGTGCGGTCAAAAGTACTCAATGCAGATTGGAATTTCTGGAACACCGACACGGGATATTTGACCCACTCTGCGCATCGCTACTCGGGCAAATTCATTCCGCAGATCGCGCGCCAGGCGATCGAATTCTTATCCTCACCCGGGGACTTAATAGTCGATCCGTACTGCGGGTCCGGCACGACACTTGTGGAAGCAGGTCTGGCCGGCCGACGGGCGATTGGGATCGACATGAACCCCCTCGCCGTGCTTATCGCGTCTGTAAAAATTACGCCCGTCGAGCTCGCGTCGCTGAAGGAATTTGGTCGTCGTATGCGGGCGACGATCGCCCAGCTCCCCGGCGAAGGATTATTTGCTGCGCCCACATTGATGCGAGATGAGGGCGACGCTCGGCTTGATGACCCATGGTTCAGGAAATGGTTTCAGCCTCAAGTCTTGCGTGACCTTATTGCGATTCACAACTCTATTATGGAGGAGACAGACGCCCGACTGCAGAACATTGGCCTGACGGCATTCAGTGACATACTCCGCCGCGCAAGCAACGCTCACCAAGGCTACCCAAACGTCATGTTCGACAAGCGGGGAGGCGAGCGCCCACGACCCGGCCGATATTTCCTGAAAGCGATCGAGCTGCTGATTGAGCGCGTCGGCGGGCTTTCACAAGAGGGGAACTGGGGAGACATTCACGCCACAAAAGGTGACGCGAGGAATCTTTCTCTGAGTGACAAAGTAGCGCAGGCGGTCGTCACACACCCACCCTACGTCGGGTCTATTCCCTACGCGGAGTACGGAACACTCAGTTTAACTTGGCTCGGCTATGACCACAAGGCGCTTGATCGTGAACTCACCGGGGGTCAGCGTCAGTCCAGAACCGTACTTGATCGTTTCACAAACGACTACGCGAGGATGATCGCCGAATCTTACCGCATCACCCTCGACGGTGGCTTTCTATTTGTCCTCGTGGGAAATCCAACGATTAAGGGACAACTCATCGATCTCACGGAGATGACGCGTAAACACGCAGAGGCCGCTGGATACGCAGAAGTGGCAATCGCAGTGCGCTCAGCCGAAAATCGACGAGCTAATAAGATGGGCGACGAGACTTTGCTGACCTTCAGACGCGCTTAG
- a CDS encoding thioesterase family protein — MRFANLIDAVPADTRPVTLSGAENWMQGRTLFGGASAALALAAVRKAMPDLPPFRAAQVGFVAPVGANLSFKVEMVRQGRNVTQVRSDIASDGKLALTALMLFGESREPNALHPASKVDQWPGAPEDCEGVPSPTNFFTQNLEIRRAQDERGKGPPLVRRWVRLADREGLDPVIQAIVLGDALPPGSMRAMQRQGPLSSINWSFNLLDPDARTRDGWFLAEAASDHADHGYSSERLRLWNADGEQVLAGMQAAAIFG, encoded by the coding sequence ATGCGTTTTGCCAACCTGATTGATGCGGTTCCCGCTGACACTCGCCCAGTCACCCTGTCGGGTGCGGAGAACTGGATGCAGGGGCGCACCCTGTTCGGCGGCGCATCGGCCGCGCTGGCGCTGGCGGCGGTGCGAAAAGCCATGCCCGATTTGCCGCCATTCCGGGCCGCGCAAGTCGGCTTTGTCGCGCCGGTCGGGGCGAACCTGTCGTTCAAGGTCGAGATGGTGCGCCAGGGCCGTAACGTGACCCAGGTGCGTAGCGATATCGCCAGCGACGGCAAGCTCGCGCTCACCGCGCTGATGCTGTTTGGCGAAAGCCGGGAGCCGAATGCGCTGCACCCGGCGAGCAAGGTCGATCAATGGCCAGGAGCGCCGGAAGACTGCGAGGGCGTGCCAAGCCCGACCAACTTCTTCACCCAGAATCTTGAGATTCGCCGCGCGCAGGATGAACGGGGCAAGGGTCCGCCGCTGGTGCGCCGCTGGGTCCGTCTTGCCGACCGTGAGGGACTGGACCCGGTCATCCAGGCGATTGTCCTGGGGGATGCGCTGCCGCCCGGATCCATGCGCGCGATGCAGCGCCAGGGGCCGCTGTCATCGATCAATTGGAGCTTTAACCTGCTCGATCCTGACGCGCGCACCCGCGACGGCTGGTTCCTGGCCGAAGCCGCCAGCGATCATGCCGACCACGGATACTCAAGCGAGCGACTCAGGCTGTGGAACGCCGATGGCGAGCAGGTACTTGCCGGGATGCAGGCGGCCGCCATTTTCGGCTAG
- a CDS encoding crotonase/enoyl-CoA hydratase family protein — MNFRANDRVSIDLEDGGVAQVRLTRADKMNALDGEMFNRLIEAGQALQNMKGLRCVVLAGEGRAFCAGLDLSSFGRERGDEPPLTERTFGNANRAQQVAMQWRKLPVPVIAAVHGVCFGGGLQIASGSDVRVVAPDTRMAIMEMRWGLVPDMGGIALWRDLIRGDVLRELTFTNREFTGTEAQVIGLATYVEDDPLQRANEIARTIADRNPHAMRGAKRLINAMADKNTADLLMEESLEQHPLLGSKNQMEAVMAGMQKRKATYEDV, encoded by the coding sequence ATGAATTTTCGCGCAAATGACCGGGTTTCCATCGATCTTGAAGACGGCGGCGTCGCGCAGGTCCGGCTGACCCGCGCCGACAAGATGAACGCGCTCGATGGCGAGATGTTCAATCGGCTGATCGAGGCCGGACAGGCGCTGCAGAACATGAAGGGGCTGCGGTGCGTGGTCCTGGCGGGTGAGGGGCGCGCATTCTGTGCCGGCCTCGATCTATCCAGTTTCGGCCGCGAACGCGGTGACGAGCCCCCGCTGACAGAGCGCACCTTTGGCAATGCCAATCGCGCGCAGCAGGTGGCGATGCAGTGGCGCAAGCTGCCGGTCCCTGTCATCGCCGCGGTTCACGGCGTGTGCTTCGGCGGCGGTCTGCAAATTGCCAGCGGCTCAGACGTGCGCGTGGTCGCGCCCGATACGCGCATGGCGATCATGGAAATGCGCTGGGGCCTGGTGCCCGACATGGGCGGCATCGCCCTGTGGCGCGACCTGATCCGGGGCGATGTGCTGCGCGAACTGACCTTCACCAACCGGGAGTTTACCGGGACGGAAGCCCAGGTGATCGGTCTGGCGACCTACGTCGAGGATGACCCGCTTCAGCGCGCCAACGAAATCGCGCGCACCATCGCCGACCGCAACCCCCACGCGATGCGCGGCGCAAAGCGCCTGATCAACGCGATGGCGGACAAGAACACCGCCGACTTGCTGATGGAAGAAAGCCTCGAGCAACACCCGCTGCTCGGATCGAAGAACCAGATGGAAGCCGTGATGGCCGGAATGCAGAAGCGGAAAGCGACCTACGAAGACGTCTAG
- a CDS encoding acyl-CoA dehydrogenase family protein, whose protein sequence is MTEFLEPFERMLTLLFPADRVRAIDAGAEWQHEREEVEQSGFLDALVLETAGGAGMSVADAAQLWRALGRNAAPIAIGEAMVARAGLCAEAEVLLLAAALSGAADRVLAMSAAYAGERSQFGKPIGRQQALQQQLAVMAEDCVAIRLAVELAAAGEPPDRLRIAVAKSVASSAAPRIANAAHAVHGAIGISAEYDLQLYTGRLHEWRAALGSETRWNRELGHALLVSHAPVLDWTRARLFGES, encoded by the coding sequence GTGACAGAGTTCCTCGAACCGTTCGAGCGGATGCTCACGCTGCTGTTTCCGGCCGACCGAGTGCGGGCGATCGACGCGGGCGCGGAATGGCAGCATGAGCGCGAGGAGGTCGAGCAATCGGGGTTCCTTGACGCGCTCGTGCTCGAAACCGCAGGCGGCGCCGGAATGTCAGTGGCCGACGCCGCCCAATTATGGCGCGCGCTCGGTCGCAACGCGGCCCCGATTGCGATCGGCGAGGCCATGGTCGCCCGGGCCGGCCTCTGTGCCGAAGCTGAGGTTTTGCTACTCGCCGCAGCCCTGTCGGGTGCCGCGGACCGGGTGCTCGCGATGAGCGCCGCCTACGCCGGGGAGCGCAGCCAATTCGGTAAGCCGATCGGCCGGCAGCAAGCGCTCCAGCAGCAGCTCGCGGTCATGGCGGAGGATTGTGTCGCCATCCGCCTCGCTGTTGAGCTTGCCGCTGCCGGTGAGCCGCCCGACCGGTTGCGCATCGCTGTGGCCAAGTCGGTCGCCTCCTCCGCCGCCCCTCGCATCGCCAACGCCGCTCACGCCGTGCACGGTGCCATCGGAATCAGCGCAGAATACGACTTGCAGCTTTACACCGGGCGGTTGCATGAATGGCGCGCGGCCCTGGGTTCCGAGACCCGCTGGAACCGCGAACTCGGCCATGCGCTGCTCGTCAGCCACGCGCCCGTACTCGACTGGACCCGGGCGCGGCTGTTCGGCGAAAGCTAG
- a CDS encoding acyl-CoA dehydrogenase family protein encodes MFESLTLAAIPPEDDALRPQVRALAQEVVAALSLEQRARSWMGHDAEFSRKLGAAGLLGLTLPQEYGGGGKGPFARFVVVEELLAAGAPVGAHWIADRQSAPLILNFGTEAQRQSYLPRICHGDALFCIGMSEPGAGSDLAAVRTRAEPVDGGWRLSGQKIWTTGAQYADYMIALVRTSGGPEDRHAGLSQLIVDLSLPGISIRPIKDLTGDEHFNEVFFDGVELPGDSLIGAEGQGWAQVTAELAFERSGPERIYSSLVLLDGWLAHLRKAGRTDDATAALVGGFVARLAALRAMSLACTARLAAGESPVVEASLVKDLGTAFEQDLPLAIADDLASHDEPVDADLTRALTYVTRVAPSFSLRGGTREILRGIIARGLGLR; translated from the coding sequence GTGTTCGAGAGCCTGACCCTTGCAGCTATCCCGCCAGAGGACGACGCGCTTCGCCCGCAGGTCCGTGCCCTGGCGCAGGAGGTCGTCGCCGCGTTGTCGCTGGAACAGCGCGCGCGATCGTGGATGGGGCATGATGCTGAGTTCAGCCGCAAGCTGGGCGCGGCGGGCCTGCTCGGCCTGACGCTTCCACAGGAGTATGGCGGCGGCGGGAAGGGGCCATTCGCTCGATTTGTCGTGGTGGAGGAACTGCTGGCAGCCGGCGCTCCGGTCGGCGCGCACTGGATCGCCGATAGGCAAAGCGCGCCGTTGATCCTCAACTTCGGGACGGAGGCGCAGCGGCAATCCTACCTCCCGCGGATCTGCCATGGTGACGCGCTGTTCTGCATCGGCATGAGTGAACCTGGCGCCGGGTCCGATCTTGCCGCTGTGCGCACCCGCGCGGAGCCGGTCGACGGAGGCTGGCGGCTCAGCGGTCAAAAGATCTGGACCACCGGGGCCCAGTATGCCGATTACATGATCGCGCTGGTTCGCACGTCGGGCGGGCCGGAAGACCGCCACGCCGGCCTGTCGCAATTGATCGTGGACCTGTCGCTGCCGGGTATCTCCATCCGCCCGATCAAGGATCTGACCGGTGACGAGCACTTCAACGAGGTTTTCTTCGATGGCGTGGAGCTGCCGGGGGACTCGTTGATCGGCGCCGAGGGGCAGGGCTGGGCGCAGGTCACCGCCGAGCTGGCATTTGAACGCAGCGGTCCTGAACGGATCTATTCTAGCCTGGTGTTGCTGGACGGATGGTTGGCGCACTTGCGCAAGGCCGGCCGCACCGATGATGCCACCGCCGCGCTGGTTGGCGGGTTCGTTGCGCGGCTGGCGGCGCTTCGGGCGATGTCGCTCGCCTGTACCGCGCGGCTCGCGGCGGGAGAGAGCCCGGTGGTCGAGGCAAGCCTGGTCAAGGACCTGGGTACGGCTTTCGAGCAGGATTTGCCGCTGGCAATCGCCGATGATCTAGCGAGCCACGATGAGCCGGTCGACGCGGATCTTACGCGAGCGTTGACGTACGTTACCCGCGTCGCTCCCAGCTTCTCGCTGCGCGGCGGAACGCGAGAAATCCTGCGCGGGATCATCGCGCGGGGGCTGGGCCTGCGGTGA
- a CDS encoding crotonase/enoyl-CoA hydratase family protein, which translates to MGDFLRIERNGAVMTVTMDRPEDRNAITDPDQSAEFVELTESLARDRSIRALVLTGAGKSFCSGGNVKAMREGTGMFSGSPFDQRNHYRTTVQRIGRALWELEVPVVAAINGHAIGLGFDITLMCDMRIMAESAVVAESYVKLGIIPGGGGAWLLPRVIGYARASQMTLTGDPVDAQTALAWGLVSEVHPADRLLARAQELAQAIASSPGHATRLAKRMMREGMDQKLATHLETAAAYQALSHHTDDHKEALDAFLDKRAPEFKNR; encoded by the coding sequence ATGGGTGATTTCCTGAGGATCGAACGCAATGGTGCGGTGATGACCGTCACGATGGATCGCCCCGAAGATCGCAACGCAATCACCGATCCTGACCAGAGCGCGGAATTCGTCGAATTGACCGAAAGCCTTGCGCGCGACCGTTCGATCCGTGCGCTCGTGCTGACCGGTGCCGGAAAGTCGTTCTGCTCCGGGGGAAACGTGAAGGCGATGCGAGAGGGGACCGGGATGTTCTCCGGCTCCCCGTTCGATCAGCGCAACCATTACCGCACGACCGTTCAACGGATCGGCCGCGCCTTGTGGGAGCTCGAGGTACCGGTCGTCGCGGCGATCAATGGCCATGCCATCGGCCTCGGCTTTGACATCACGCTGATGTGCGACATGCGGATCATGGCGGAAAGCGCGGTGGTCGCCGAAAGCTACGTGAAACTGGGCATTATTCCGGGGGGCGGCGGCGCCTGGTTGCTGCCCCGGGTGATCGGCTATGCCCGCGCGAGCCAGATGACGCTGACTGGCGATCCGGTGGACGCACAGACGGCGCTAGCATGGGGGCTGGTTAGCGAGGTGCATCCGGCTGACCGGCTGCTCGCCCGGGCGCAGGAGCTAGCCCAAGCCATCGCTTCGAGCCCCGGCCACGCCACTCGCCTTGCCAAACGGATGATGCGCGAAGGCATGGATCAGAAGCTGGCCACTCACCTGGAAACGGCGGCGGCTTACCAGGCTCTGTCGCACCATACGGATGACCACAAGGAAGCTCTCGACGCCTTCCTCGACAAGCGCGCGCCGGAGTTCAAGAACCGGTGA
- a CDS encoding CoA transferase yields the protein MSGALDGIRVLDLSRVLAGPWSTQILGDLGAEVIKVEQPGAGDDTRAWGPPFLAQSTDSAYFSCANRNKQSIAVDIATPKGAEIIRRLAATADVVVENFRVGGLARFGLDYDSLAAIKPDLVWCSITGFGQTGPDKDRGGYDFLIQGLSGLMSVTGAADGPPMKVGVPISDLTTGLYAAIAILAALRHRDNTGQGQRIDLSLLEAQLAVMSNQAASWLNGGTEPGRLGNQHPNIVPYQVFTCADGDILIATANDRQWAKLVRVLGLDALADAPPFATMSVRSANKHALLAAIEPVLAGWSSAELVEALNNAGVPSGRVNTVPEALAAPQVKARGLVRSIERRDGSEVRFVGFPAQLSATPASYRRAPPRAGEDTRAILRDVLHLSEAEIGRLFSTGTVAHGLADD from the coding sequence GTGAGCGGTGCGCTTGACGGTATTCGCGTGCTCGACTTGTCGCGCGTGCTCGCGGGACCGTGGTCGACGCAGATCCTCGGAGATCTGGGGGCAGAGGTGATCAAGGTGGAACAGCCGGGCGCCGGCGACGACACCCGCGCCTGGGGGCCGCCCTTTTTGGCGCAGTCAACGGACTCGGCGTATTTCTCCTGCGCCAATCGCAACAAGCAATCGATCGCAGTGGACATCGCCACGCCCAAAGGCGCCGAGATCATTCGGCGGCTTGCTGCGACAGCGGATGTGGTGGTGGAGAACTTCCGCGTCGGCGGTCTCGCCCGTTTCGGGCTCGACTATGACAGTCTGGCAGCGATCAAGCCCGATCTTGTGTGGTGTTCGATCACCGGGTTCGGGCAAACGGGTCCCGATAAGGACCGCGGCGGATACGATTTTCTGATCCAGGGCCTCAGCGGACTGATGAGCGTCACCGGCGCGGCCGACGGTCCGCCGATGAAAGTGGGGGTGCCGATCAGCGACCTCACGACCGGGCTTTACGCGGCGATCGCTATTCTCGCCGCGCTGCGCCACCGTGACAATACCGGCCAGGGGCAGCGGATCGACCTGTCGTTGCTCGAAGCGCAGCTCGCGGTCATGAGCAATCAGGCCGCCAGCTGGCTTAACGGGGGCACGGAACCGGGACGCCTCGGCAACCAGCACCCGAACATCGTTCCATATCAGGTATTCACCTGCGCCGATGGCGACATATTGATTGCGACCGCCAACGACCGGCAGTGGGCCAAACTGGTCCGGGTGCTTGGCCTTGATGCCCTGGCGGACGCTCCGCCATTCGCGACCATGAGCGTTCGGAGCGCCAATAAGCACGCCCTGCTGGCGGCGATCGAACCGGTGTTGGCGGGCTGGTCGTCGGCGGAACTCGTCGAAGCACTGAATAATGCAGGCGTGCCGAGCGGCCGCGTCAATACAGTGCCCGAAGCTCTAGCGGCGCCGCAGGTGAAGGCACGCGGCCTCGTCCGTTCCATCGAACGCCGCGATGGCAGCGAAGTCCGGTTCGTGGGCTTTCCCGCGCAGCTCTCCGCCACACCGGCAAGCTATCGCCGGGCACCTCCACGCGCGGGAGAGGACACTCGCGCCATTTTGCGTGACGTCCTCCACCTCTCTGAGGCGGAGATCGGACGGTTGTTTTCCACCGGCACCGTTGCACACGGTTTGGCGGACGACTGA
- a CDS encoding DUF3606 domain-containing protein — MSDDKQDRGGQDRARVAGEQGYEVRYFAEKHGISIDQAQELIDKHGNSREKLDAAAGALGR, encoded by the coding sequence ATGTCGGACGACAAACAAGATCGCGGCGGGCAGGATCGCGCACGCGTCGCAGGCGAACAAGGCTACGAAGTTCGCTATTTTGCCGAAAAGCATGGGATCAGTATCGATCAGGCACAGGAACTGATCGACAAGCACGGCAATAGCCGCGAAAAACTGGACGCAGCCGCGGGCGCGCTTGGCCGTTAA